The following coding sequences are from one Mycosarcoma maydis chromosome 23, whole genome shotgun sequence window:
- a CDS encoding uncharacterized protein (related to Kinesin-like protein KIF2C): protein MERDFTVLFRIRPSFLPTSPSTPPLISTDSAHTLTTVLEPRTNVHTSSTHTAHTFSSDGCFLASSSTSDLYSSHVDSLIPFVLCGGYATVLAYGQTGSGKTHTLSECSRLAIASLFRQNQAKCHVTLQAIEIYGKSKVNDLFDRTNTRVLIAENIAGSSTFAKATTKPIRSAESMLEEVESAWSQRMTRGTEKNPQSSRSHALIRIICQPNKDKNATPGVLQLVDLAGSERAADHSASGARACGGDVDSAQRMAETVAINTSLMTLKSCIRARTSPTPPAIGSGAAPVPHIPFRSSKLTLALKEAFDLYSRQPTHTLLIATASPDVVDVAATLNTLRYASALVAAPHARIQLQPDPQGRNVFFWSNQRLAEWLTKYASPLLTSEDAVQVLAGMDGSSFAKLPEGEFYSRIQAIIRTERWTNQQQTAAKEVYLKWWKLVIASRTLSQKALEQEWKQRQKEKATAEEHETREDKDVQRLLRLPSIAAAPTSA from the coding sequence ATGGAACGAGATTTCACCGTGCTTTTCAGGATTCGACCCTCATTCTTGCCAACTTCACCGTCAACGCCACCTCTGATCAGCACCGATTCCGCGCATACGCTCACCACCGTCCTGGAGCCACGCACCAATGTCCACACATCCTCCACCCATACGGCGCACACGTTCAGCTCGGACGGCTGCTTTCTCGCTTCGTCCTCCACATCCGACCTGTACTCGTCGCACGTCGATTCTCTGATCCCCTTTGTCCTCTGCGGAGGCTACGCGACCGTTCTCGCTTACGGTCAGACTGGTTCGGGCAAGACGCACACGCTTTCCGAATGTTCACGACTGGCCATCGCGTCTCTCTTTCGCCAGAATCAGGCGAAATGCCATGTGACGTTGCaggcgatcgagatctACGGCAAGAGCAAGGTCAACGATCTGTTCGATCGCACCAACACGCGTGTTCTGATCGCCGAGAACATTGCAGGATCGAGCACTTTTGCCAAAGCTACGACGAAACCGATCAGGAGTGCCGAGAGCATgttggaagaggtggaAAGTGCATGGTCGCAACGGATGACTCGAGGCACGGAAAAGAATCCGCAGAGTTCACGTAGTCATGCCTTGATTCGGATCATCTGTCAACCGAACAAGGACAAAAACGCTACACCGGGCGTGCTGCAACTGGTGGATTTGGCGGGAAGCGAAAGGGCAGCGGATCACTCTGCCTCTggtgctcgtgcttgcgGCGGCGATGTGGATAGCGCGCAGAGGATGGCCGAGACTGTGGCGATCAATACGAGCTTGATGACGTTGAAGAGCTGTATACGCGCACGAACGTCTCCGACACCTCCCGCCATCGGTTCGGGCGCAGCGCCCGTACCGCACATTCCGTTccgaagcagcaagctcacTCTAGCGCTCAAGGAGGCGTTTGATCTCTACTCGAGACAGCCGACGCACACGCTGCTCATCGCCACCGCATCGCCCGACGTCGTAGACGTCGCCGCTacgctcaacacgctccGATACGCTTCCGCGCTCGTGGCCGCGCCGCATGCTCGCATCCAACTCCAACCGGATCCTCAGGGCAGAAATGTGTTTTTCTGGTCCAACCAACGTCTTGCTGAATGGCTCACCAAATATGCTTCACCTCTGCTCACCTCCGAGGACGCCGTCCAAGTGCTGGCTGGCAtggacggcagcagctttgccaaACTACCCGAGGGTGAATTCTACTCGCGCATCCAAGCCATCATCCGCACCGAGAGGTGGACGAATCAGCAACAGACCGCCGCCAAGGAGGTGTACCTGAAATGGTGGAAACTCGTCATCGCTAGTCGAACGCTGAGCCAAAAAGCGTTGGAGCAAGAgtggaagcagaggcagaagGAAAAAGCCACGGCCGAGGAGCACGAGACGCgcgaggacaaggacgTACAGCGACTGCTCAGGCTACccagcatcgctgctgccccGACGAGTGCATAG
- a CDS encoding K, P-type ATPase → MSDSKSVSDCDVEKDQIRQTLSDQSHVDTVGPSAAPRVSIKVPRTQTTRSHIPIGFRTLSIQVYDSRGVEGAKSNDHLSDSDFFGSLDFHTVDPDALAQRFNVLPESGLDTPAATRRLERNGKNVLTQKKNKYWLKLFHYTFGGFCSILWIGVIIFFISWRPLGNPPQAYNLALAIVVLIVIFFQAIFNAFQDWSTQKVMNSILHLLPENAVVIRDGEHKSISASELVVGDVCILSTGNKVPADMRIIKASADLKFDRSVLTGESEEIPGTVEPTETNFLETKNIALLGTHICNGNATGIVVLTGPRTVMGRINKLTNDDKEKPTQLQKEISRFVYIIIGLTVTLVLIMLITWLAWLRKDHPGFLNTVGILTNLMSLVVAFIPEGMPVAVALTLSLIARRMRDVRVLPKSLSTVETLGCVNVICSDKTGTLTENKMSVNSIGFVDKECTRIDISSIDQPAVFDELNKGMALCNDAFFDPSSDAVLPSERSVQGNATDAAVLRLSASLPGSEEIKASFRRVYDIPFNSKNKFMLTVMRSNSDKATTTADEMFVKGAPDVLMPRISHFFSARDGQTKVFDDMARSQLVSKQEAWSRRGERVILLAKRQFIASSKPGTGEYEDEVAAASQEDLIVIGLLGIMDPPRSDIRHTVAECRRSGSRFFMVTGDFSLTAAAIGKMVGIFTHNGEPDCIANFDVKGRYVSEPPALNEKALKKQNGPKDIIEASLLVEGKEIPQITQQQWDVVCRYEEIVFARTTPEQKLKIVNELRDRGCVVAVTGDGVNDAPALKAADVGIAMVSGSDVAMEAADLVLMGDFSSIIQAIKLGRLVFQNLQKVISYLLPAGSWSEDWPVILNVFFGVPLPLSSFLMIIICCFTDLVCCLTLIFEKEEFDLLSLAPRNPRSDHLVNKAIYGQSYLFIGMMETLTAHSMFFLYIWKYAKIPVKDMFFAFEKFGDGFHGYTADELNHFLAVGQCVYFVTLVILQWGNLLSVRNKRLSIFQADPIRKQRRNPYLILGPLAALVIAIFVTEVKGIQNLFGTASIPIEFWLIPVPLAIGILVMDELRKLLVRTFPNSIIAKIAW, encoded by the coding sequence ATGTCTGACTCAAAGTCCGTATCCGACTGCGATGTCGAGAAGGACCAGATCCGCCAGACTCTGTCCGACCAGAGTCATGTTGACACCGTTGGCCCCTCGGCGGCGCCACGCGTCAGCATCAAGGTCCCCCGCACTCAGACCACCCGCTCCCACATTCCCATTGGCTTTCGCACATTAAGTATACAGGTCTACGACTCCCGAGGCGTTGAAGGTGCAAAGAGCAACGATCACCTCTCCGATTCCGACTTTTTCGGATCGCTCGACTTCCATACCGTCGATCCCGACGCGCTTGCTCAGAGGTTCAACGTGCTTCCCGAGTCCGGCCTCGACACCCCTGCCGCCACCCGCCGTCTCGAGCGCAACGGCAAGAACGTCCTCACTCAGAAGAAGAACAAGTATTGGCTCAAGCTCTTCCACTACACCTTCGGAGGCTTCTGCTCCATCCTCTGGATCGGTGTAATTATTTTCTTCATCTCCTGGAGGCCCCTCGGCAACCCTCCACAGGCTTACAACCTTGctctcgccatcgtcgtcttgatTGTTATCTTCTTCCAAGCCATCTTCAATGCTTTTCAGGATTGGTCGACACAGAAGGTAATGAACTCGATCCTTCACCTCTTGCCCGAGAAcgccgtcgtcatccgcGACGGAGAGCACAAGTCCATCTCCGCTTCCGAACTTGTCGTCGGCGATGTATGCATCCTGTCCACAGGTAACAAGGTTCCTGCCGACATGCGAATCATCAAAGCCTCCGCCGACCTCAAGTTCGACCGATCCGTGCTCACTGGTGAGTCCGAAGAGATCCCTGGTACCGTCGAGCCCACCGAGACCAACTTCCTCGAAACCAAGAACATTGCTCTTCTCGGCACCCACATTTGCAACGGCAACGCCACTGGTATCGTTGTCCTCACCGGCCCGCGCACCGTCATGGGTCGCATCAACAAGCTTACCAATGACGACAAGGAGAAGCCAACCCAGCTGCAAAAAGAGATCTCGCGTTTCGTCTacatcatcatcggccTGACAGTCACGCTCGTCCTTATCATGCTTATCACCTGGCTCGCTTGGCTTCGAAAGGATCATCCAGGCTTCCTCAACACCGTCGGCATCTTGACAAACCTCATGAGTCTCGTCGTTGCCTTCATCCCCGAAGGTATGCCTGTCGCCGTCGCTCTGACCCTTTCGTTGATCGCACGTCGCATGCGTGATGTTCGGGTGCTGCCCAAGTCGCTCTCCACCGTTGAGACGCTCGGTTGTGTTAATGTCATCTGCTCGGACAAGACCGGAACTCTGACCGAGAACAAGATGTCGGTTAACTCGATCGGCTTTGTCGACAAAGAGTGCACCAGGATCGACATTTCTAGCATCGATCAGCCAGCCGTCTTCGACGAACTGAATAAGGGGATGGCTCTTTGCAACGATGCTTTCTTTGACCCTTCAAGCGATGCCGTTCTGCCGTCGGAGCGTAGTGTTCAGGGCAATGCCACTGACGCCGCTGTTCTCCGCCTCTCAGCCTCGCTTCCTGGCTCTGAAGAGATCAAGGCTTCCTTCCGGCGTGTCTATGATATTCCATTCAATTCGAAGAACAAGTTCATGCTCACCGTCATGCGAAGCAACAGCGACAAAGCCACCACCACTGCTGACGAAATGTTTGTCAAGGGTGCCCCTGATGTCCTCATGCCACGCATCTCGCACTTCTTTTCAGCTAGAGATGGTCAGACCAAGGTCTTTGATGACATGGCTCGTTCTCAGCTCGTAAGCAAGCAAGAGGCATGGTCTCGCCGCGGCGAGCGTgtcatcttgctcgccaagcgCCAATTCATCGCCTCTTCTAAGCCCGGGACAGGAGAGTacgaagacgaggtcgCTGCCGCCAGTCAAGAAGACCTTATTGTCATCGGTTTACTCGGTATCATGGATCCCCCTCGCTCTGATATCCGTCACACCGTCGCTGAATGCAGGAGGTCTGGATCTCGCTTCTTTATGGTCACTGGTGACTTCTCTCTTACTGCGGCTGCCATCGGCAAGATGGTCGGTATCTTCACTCACAATGGCGAGCCGGACTGCATTGCCAATTTTGATGTCAAGGGTCGATACGTCAGCGAACCACCCGCCCTCAACGAGAAGGCACTTAAGAAACAGAACGGGCCCAAGGACATCATCGAGGCCAGTTTGCTTGTCGAGGGCAAAGAGATTCCACAGAtcacacagcagcagtgggACGTCGTCTGTCGCTACGAAGAGATTGTTTTCGCGCGTACCACACCCGAGcagaagctcaagatcgTCAACGAGCTTCGAGACCGCGGCTGTGTTGTCGCCGTTACCGGTGACGGCGTCAACGATGCTCCCGCGCTCAAGGCGGCAGACGTCGGTATCGCCATGGTATCCGGCTCAGACGTTGCCATGGAGGCTGCTGACCTTGTTCTTATGGGCGACTTCAGCTCGATCATCCAAGCCATCAAGCTCGGTCGCCTTGTCTTCCAGAACTTGCAAAAGGTCATCTCGTACCTTCTGCCCGCGGGCAGTTGGTCCGAAGACTGGCCCGTCATCCTCAACGTCTTTTTCGGTGTTCCTCTTCCACTCAGCTCCTTCCTGATGATCATCATCTGCTGTTTTACAGACTTGGTCTGCTGCCTTACTCTCATCTTTGAAAAGGAGGAATTCGACCTGCTCTCCCTGGCGCCAAGGAACCCCAGATCCGATCACCTGGTCAACAAGGCCATTTACGGACAGAGCTACCTGTTCATCGGTATGATGGAGACGCTCACCGCGCACTCAATGTTCTTCCTCTACATTTGGAAGTACGCTAAGATCCCCGTCAAAGACATGTTCTTTGCCTTTGAAAAGTTCGGCGACGGCTTCCACGGCTACACGGCGGACGAGCTGAACCACTTCCTCGCTGTGGGACAGTGTGTATACTTTGTCACGCTCGTCATTCTCCAGTGGGGTAACTTGCTATCGGTCCGCAACAAGCGTCTCTCCATATTCCAGGCCGATCCCATCCGCAAGCAACGTCGCAACCCCTACCTCATCCTCGGCCCtcttgctgcgctcgtcatcgccatTTTCGTCACCGAGGTCAAAGGCATCCAGAACCTCTTTGGCACTGCTTCGATCCCCATCGAGTTCTGGCTCATCCCCGTTCCCCTCGCCATCGGCATCCTTGTCATGGATGAGCTCCGTAAGCTGCTTGTCCGCACTTTCCCTAACAGCATCATTGCTAAGATCGCCTGGTGA
- a CDS encoding putative chaperone ATPase, which translates to MSFEFTDRAQSSVSAALQLAKDHSHPQVSPVHIALALLTDDTSNSQGVQSTNESSQSLFKSICSKAGVDIKIFEDKLRTAVRKIPSQSPPPDDISLSNPALKVLKEAESQKSTQRDAYIAQDHILLGLIQDNTIKQLLKEAGLDNEQLIKTAITQARGGRHIDSKNAEAGYDALAKYCTDLTQLAAEGSLDPVIGRDQEIRRAVRVLSRRTKNNAVLIGSPGVGKTAIVEGLAQRVVDRDVPPNLLGKILSLDVGGLMAGAKYRGEYEERVKSVLADIEKMTADGTPCILFIDEMHLLMAGQGSSGGGMDAANLLKPMLARGKLRVIGCTTANEYRQYIEKDAALERRFQSILVNEPTVEDCIAILRGIRDKYEVHHGVRILDSAIVSAAQLAKRYLTDRRLPDSAIDLVDEACADVRVSRETVPEEVDKLERKRLQLEIAVHALSREKDAQSKQSLEETKKQIQAIDDELAPIKAAFEAQKAKGEEINTVRRKMEEVRAKIAEAERRYDLATASDLKFYALPDLEAKLNQLQAAERKREEEGLNSDNNAVTADSIAAIVSRWTGIPVSRMLESEKNKLLRLERTLAKEVIGQDEAVKSVAQAIRLSRSGLADANRPIASFLFAGSSGSGKTLLSRTLAKCMFDSADAMVRIDCSEFSEKHSISRLIGAPPGYVGHEEGGVLTEAVRRKPFSIVLLDEIEKAAREFIQLFLGVLDEGRLQDSQGRQVSFRNTIIIMTSNLGSAYINESEVEEMTDATRQLVMNSIKAAMPTEFVNRIDSIVVFSKLSRRNVKSIVDVRLREIEQRIQANGGKSKLVLDDAAKDFLVSIGFSPTMGARPLNRAIQQELLSPLSILILSGRINIKDDAEIRVQFDPHRNGLVVLPNHEGNANGVEDEPMSDDDDDLDDYGHAKIEEDPLD; encoded by the coding sequence ATGTCGTTCGAGTTCACAGATCGCGCACAgtcgtcggtctcggcagcgcttcagctcgccaaggacCACTCGCATCCACAAGTGAGCCCTGTGCATATCGCCTTGGCACTCTTGACCGATGACACCTCTAACTCGCAAGGTGTCCAATCGACCAACGAATCGAGCCAGTCACTCTTCAAGAGCATCTGCTCCAAGGCAGGTGTCGACATCAAGATCTTTGAAGACAAGCTCCGCACCGCAGTTCGCAAGATTCCGTCCCAATCCCCACCTCCCGATGATATTAGCCTCTCCAATCCCGCGCTCAAGGTCCTCAAAGAAGCCGAAAGCCAGAAGAGCACGCAGCGAGACGCGTACATCGCGCAAGATCACATCCTTCTAGGGCTCATCCAAGACAACACCATCAAGCAACTGCTCAAGGAAGCAGGTCTCGACAACGAACAGCTTATCAAGACCGCCATCACTCAGGCAAGAGGCGGTCGGCACATTGATAGCAAGAACGCGGAAGCAGGATATGACGCTCTTGCGAAGTACTGCACCGACCTCACGCAGCTCGCAGCAGAGGGCTCTCTTGATCCCGTCATCGGTCGTGATCAGGAGATTCGACGAGCCGTCCGAGTGCTCTCCAGGAGGACGAAGAACAATGCCGTGCTCATCGGCAGTCCTGGTGTTGGTAAGACCGCCATTGTCGAAGGTCTTGCTCAGCGTGTCGTCGACCGTGATGTTCCACCCAACCTTCTGGGTAAAATCCTCAGTCTCGATGTCGGCGGCCTCATGGCCGGGGCCAAGTACCGCGGCGAGTACGAGGAGCGTGTCAAGTCGGTGCTCGCCGACATCGAAAAGATGACCGCCGACGGAACCCCCTGCATTCTCTTtatcgacgagatgcatCTTCTCATGGCTGGCCAGGGTAGCTCGGGTGGAGGCATGGACGCTGCCAATCTACTCAAGCCCATGCTTGCTCGTGGTAAGCTCCGCGTCATTGGCtgcaccaccgccaacgAGTACAGGCAGTACATCGAGAAGGATGCAGCCCTAGAGCGACGATTCCAATCGATCCTCGTCAACGAACCTACCGTCGAGGACTGCATCGCCATTCTCCGTGGTATCCGCGACAAGTATGAGGTGCACCACGGCGTCCGCATCCTTGATTCCGCCATCGTCTCTGCCGCACAGCTTGCCAAGCGCTACCTCACCGATCGACGCCTGCCTGACTCGGCCAtcgacttggtcgacgaggcgtGTGCCGATGTCAGGGTTTCGAGAGAAACAGTCCCTGAAGAGGTCGATAAGCTCGAGCGAAAGCGTCtccagctcgagatcgccgTACACGCACTTTCGCGAGAGAAGGACGCGCAATCCAAGCAGTCGCTCGAGGagaccaagaagcagatccaggccatcgacgacgagctcgctcCCATCAAGGCGGCTTTCGAAGCGCAGAAGGCCAAGGGTGAAGAGATCAACACGGTTCGACGCAAGATGGAGGAGGTGCGTGCCAAGATTGCCGAAGCTGAGCGTCGCTACGATCTCGCCACCGCCTCTGATCTCAAGTTTTACGCGCTGCCCGATCTCGAGGCCAAGCTGAATCAGCTGCAGGCTGCCGAACGTAAGCGCGAGGAGGAAGGTCTCAACTCGGACAATAACGCTGTCACcgccgactcgatcgccgCGATTGTCTCGCGCTGGACAGGCATCCCCGTGTCGCGCATGCTCGAGTCCGAAAAGAACAAGTTGCTGCGTCTCGAAcgcacgctcgccaaggaGGTCATTGGTCAGGACGAGGCAGTCAAGAGCGTTGCGCAGGCCATCCGACTGTCGCGCTCCGGTCTTGCTGACGCCAATCGTCCTATCGCCTCGTTCCTCTTTGCTGGATCTTCCGGTTCCggcaagacgctgctgagccgTACGCTTGCCAAGTGCATGTTCGACTCGGCCGACGCCATGGTGAGGATCGACTGCAGCGAGTTTTCCGAGAAGCACTCGATCTCACGTCTGATCGGTGCGCCGCCTGGCTACGTGGGACACGAAGAAGGTGGCGTGCTGACGGAAGCGGTACGTCGCAAGCCGTTCAGCATTGTGCTACTGGATGAGATCGAAAAGGCAGCGCGCGAGTTCATTCagctcttcctcggtgtgctcgacgagggTCGTTTGCAGGACAGCCAGGGCCGGCAGGTGTCGTTCCGCAACACGATTATCATCATGACGTCCAACCTTGGCTCGGCGTACATCAACGAGTCGGAGGTCGAAGAGATGACAGATGCTACGCGCCAACTGGTGATGAACAGCATCAAAGCTGCGATGCCGACCGAGTTTGTCAACCGAATCGACAGCATCGTGGTGTTCAGCAAGCTTTCGCGTCGCAACGTTAAGTCGATCGTCGATGTTCGACTgcgcgagatcgagcagcgcatccAGGCGAACGGAGGCAAGTCCAAGTtggtgctcgacgatgcggcCAAGGACTTTTTGGTCTCGATCGGCTTTTCGCCTACCATGGGCGCTCGTCCGCTCAACCGTGCGATTCAGCAGgagctgctctcgcctcTGTCGATCCTGATCCTGTCCGGCAGGATCAACATTAaagacgatgccgagatccGCGTTCAGTTCGATCCGCACAGGAACGGGTTGGTCGTGCTGCCTAACCACGAGGGCAATGCGAATGGTGTCGAGGACGAGCCCATgtcggacgacgacgatgacctCGATGACTATGGGCATGCCAAGATCGAAGAAGATCCGCTCGACTGA
- a CDS encoding 1-acylglycerol-3-phosphate O-acyltransferase SLC1 (related to SLC1 - 1-acyl-sn-gylcerol-3-phosphate acyltransferase): MAVLSKSFSTLTAGALLLLALISPRSQKLRFYLNSIIYIAGLGICSVWGIFVSILLSLVPGQRLNINKVVARSFWRLTSPLVGIRFIVEGEEHFQAARPAVVVGNHQTAMDILYLGRIFPGNASIMAKKELQFAPLLGQFMSLSGAVFINRKNLKDSIKAFQQVGETMNNKKLSLWIFPEGTRSGLATPDLLPFKKGAFHLAIQAGVPVVPVVCENYNRLFDSRSRFESGTIRIKVLAPIPTKHLTAADANELTEKVRQLMLDELRNMDAERQRTDTAASVNNDEASMAGVAGFFSKFVGTANSWQSVNSNVDKQEKRLRQNGTTGENPEDYHLVSEAQKKSN, translated from the coding sequence ATGGCGGTGCTTTCGAAATCGTTCTCGACGCTCACAGCAGgagcgctgcttctgctggcgctcatctcgcctcgTTCGCAGAAGCTGCGCTTCTACCTGAACTCAATCATCTACATTGCTGGCCTCGGCATCTGCTCGGTCTGGGGCATCTTTGtctcgatcttgctctCTCTCGTCCCAGGCCAACGTCTAAATATCAACAAAGTCGTCGCACGCTCCTTCTGGCGTCTCACTTCCCCGCTCGTTGGCATCCGCTTCATCGTCGAGGGCGAAGAACACTTCCAAGCCGCTCGTCCCGCTGTTGTGGTCGGCAACCACCAAACCGCGATGGACATCCTCTATCTCGGCCGCATCTTCCCGGGAAATGCATCGATTATGGCTAAAAAAGAGCTGCAATTTGCGCCGTTGTTGGGTCAGTTCATGTCTCTGTCCGGAGCAGTGTTTATCAATCGTAAAAACTTGAAGGATAGCATCAAGGCTTTCCAGCAAGTGGGCGAGACGATGAACAACAAGAAGCTTTCCCTCTGGATTTTTCCCGAAGGAACCAGGTCGGGTCTAGCAACACCGGATCTGTTGCCGTTCAAGAAGGGAGCTTTCCACCTTGCCATTCAAGCAGGCGTCCCCGTCGTGCCCGTGGTATGCGAAAACTATAACCGGCTCTTCGACTCGCGGTCCAGATTCGAATCCGGCACGATCAGGATCAAAGTGCTTGCGCCGATTCCAACAAAACACCTCACCGCTGCTGACGCAAACGAGCTCACTGAAAAAGTTAGGCAGTTGATGCTCGATGAGTTGAGAAACATGGACGCCGAACGTCAGAGAACCGACACCGCCGCCAGCGTCAACAacgacgaggcgagcaTGGCTGGCGTAGCTGGTTTCTTCAGCAAATTCGTCGGCACCGCAAACAGCTGGCAGAGCGTCAACAGCAACGTAGACAAGCAGGAGAAGCGCTTGAGACAGAACGGCACCACGGGCGAGAACCCAGAGGATTATCATCTCGTCTCCGAAGCTCAGAAAAAATCCAACTGA
- a CDS encoding uncharacterized protein (related to Thiamine-repressible acid phosphatase precursor) has protein sequence MLGGTFKTSSAALLLLCQLVTFCAGSAIPQRAVRSSDSHESFVLEKHLGNLSPYFDAPVPDHLSLGVPSGCHVSQVSLIHRHGSRGPISSEIGTIRNLSYYLNNHTALLTSPHSKPPSQLAFLAENGGGWSATNLKQDDLSTVGRRELFDHGVRMRLDYPHHNTTLFLAGQQDRVVESAQWFAAGYLGKDHNATGTLDVISESLGVKSYITPMETCKNWTYSSGGAPVSKWGSVYLPPIANQLNAQVKSVWPGLNFTADNVHGMLWACAYELATLGSVSRSNWCGVFSPNQIKQFEYELDLLMRGAFGYGLPNNSGQVMGSLFISNLTERLTKPELFKEPNGQQRTLFFDFAHDTTIDLILTALGLAHDKNYPVDGPINPNRKWRTSYQVPFAAQMEWRKISCANNKHMIQLHLNKAPFDLAKVCKTDEFGGCHLDDFLNADQVNKANAVQVGDDVWTAACGQ, from the coding sequence ATGTTGGGCGGTACCTTCAAGAcgagctcagcagcactgCTGCTCCTCTGCCAGCTGGTCACATTCTGCGCTGGCTCGGCCATCCCACAAAGAGCGGTTCGCAGCTCTGACAGCCACGAAAGCTTCGTGCTCGAAAAACACCTCGGCAACCTCTCACCCTACTTTGACGCACCTGTCCCGGACCACCTCTCGCTCGGCGTCCCCTCAGGTTGCCATGTCTCCCAGGTCTCGCTCATTCACCGACACGGATCGCGTGGACCCATCTCATCCGAAATCGGCACGATCCGAAACCTCTCTTACTACCTCAACAACCACACCGCGCTGCTCACCTCTCCTCACTCGAAACCTCCAAGCCAGCTCGCCTTCCTTGCTGAGAACGGAGGGGGCTGGAGCGCTACCAACCTCAAACAGGATGATCTCAGCACGGTCGGTCGAAGAGAACTCTTTGACCATGGTGTACGCATGAGGCTCGACTACCCGCACCACAACACCAcgctcttcttggcagGTCAGCAGGATCGTGTCGTCGAAAGCGCACAGTGGTTCGCTGCTGGATACCTCGGCAAAGATCACAATGCTACCGGAACGCTCGATGTGATCAGCGAGAGTTTGGGCGTCAAGAGCTACATCACACCCATGGAGACGTGCAAGAATTGGACGTATTCCTCCGGTGGCGCGCCTGTCAGCAAATGGGGTTCGGTCTACCTGCCGCCCATCGCTAACCAGCTCAACGCTCAGGTCAAGTCGGTCTGGCCTGGCTTGAACTTTACCGCGGACAACGTGCATGGTATGCTCTGGGCTTGCGCCTACGAGCTCGCCACTCTGGGCTCGGTCAGCAGGTCCAATTGGTGTGGCGTCTTCTCGCCGAATCAGATCAAGCAGTTCGAGTACGAGCTGGATCTGTTGATGCGCGGAGCCTTCGGATACGGCCTCCCCAACAACTCAGGCCAAGTCATGGGTTCGTTGTTCATCTCAAACCTTACTGAGCGCCTCACCAAACCCGAACTGTTCAAAGAGCCCAACGGTCAGCAGAGGACTCTATTCTTCGACTTTGCTCACGACACCACCATCGATCTCATTTTGACCGCCCTCGGTCTCGCTCACGATAAGAACTACCCCGTAGATGGGCCCATCAACCCAAACAGGAAGTGGAGGACAAGCTACCAGGTCCCCTTCGCCGCTCAGATGGAGTGGAGGAAGATTTCCTGCGCCAACAACAAGCATATGATCCAGCTTCATCTCAATAAGGCTCCCTTCGATTTGGCCAAGGTCTGCAAGACGGACGAATTTGGCGGATGTCATCTGGACGATTTTCTCAACGCCGACCAGGTCAACAAGGCGAATGCGGTGCAGGTGGGTGATGACGTCTGGACCGCTGCTTGCGGGCAGTGA